A portion of the Rhodanobacter sp. AS-Z3 genome contains these proteins:
- a CDS encoding primosomal protein N' encodes MPAVLRIALPVPLPTLFDYLPPATGEAQVGSRVLVPFGRGKQVGVVVAIDAAAAVEGSRLKQVTRLLDDEALLDTELMQTLAWAADYWLGAPGEAYANALPLALREARPLPAIGDEYCAITNAGRSALDAGSRRGGSKALLGLLADRALSAQELTERQPGWREAARRLAGAGLIERGERPPLNQRLPPSTAPQLSDEQQQAVATVGACLGGYQPFLLDGVTGSGKTEVYLALIEQVLAQDKQALLLVPEIGLAPQTVRRLRERLGVLVEVLHSNLSEGDRARAWLRARAGTARVILGTRSAIFTPLPQAGLIIVDEEHDSAYKQQDGFRYHARDLAVVRARALGVPVLLGSGTPSLESLANAEADRYRTLHLRARPGAVRAPQIQIIDMRAQRLDHGMSPALLAAVADTVARGEQALVFRNRRGYAPVLLCHACGWHADCPRCDRPLTLHAGRRQLICHHCDYRQRLPQACPSCGAGELKPQGQGTERLEEALLAHFPGVPVLRVDRETTSRRDSFEQLLSTLTDDQPAILVGTQMLAKGHDLPNLTLVAIVGVDEGLHSIDFRASERLAQLVVQVAGRAGRARKPGRVVLQTHQPEHPLLRSLLAQGYAAAARDLLAERRLIQLPPYSHQVLLRAEAIKREDVDGFLAAAHAALPHDDSLQIAGPMPAPMPLRAGRHRAQLLLEAANRRSLHGMLRSWQQVLAKLPLARKVRWSLDVDPIDLY; translated from the coding sequence ATGCCCGCCGTCCTGCGCATCGCCCTGCCGGTGCCCCTGCCTACCTTGTTTGACTACCTGCCGCCGGCGACTGGTGAAGCACAGGTAGGCAGCCGGGTGCTGGTGCCGTTTGGTCGCGGCAAGCAGGTTGGCGTGGTGGTGGCGATTGATGCGGCGGCGGCGGTGGAAGGCAGTCGGCTGAAACAGGTCACCCGCTTGCTGGACGACGAAGCACTGCTCGATACCGAGTTGATGCAGACGCTAGCCTGGGCCGCCGACTACTGGCTCGGCGCTCCGGGCGAGGCCTACGCCAACGCACTGCCACTGGCACTGCGCGAAGCGCGGCCGCTGCCGGCCATCGGTGATGAATACTGCGCGATCACCAACGCGGGACGCAGCGCCCTTGACGCCGGCAGTCGACGCGGGGGCAGCAAAGCGTTGCTGGGCCTACTCGCCGACCGCGCGCTGAGCGCCCAGGAGCTGACGGAGCGCCAGCCGGGCTGGCGCGAAGCAGCTCGGCGGCTGGCAGGGGCAGGCTTGATCGAACGCGGCGAACGCCCACCGCTCAACCAGCGGCTGCCACCGTCAACCGCGCCGCAACTCAGCGACGAACAGCAACAGGCGGTAGCCACCGTGGGTGCCTGCCTCGGTGGCTACCAACCGTTCCTGCTCGACGGCGTCACCGGCAGCGGCAAGACCGAGGTCTATCTGGCGCTGATCGAGCAGGTGCTTGCCCAAGACAAGCAAGCGCTGCTGCTGGTACCTGAAATCGGCCTTGCGCCACAAACCGTGCGGCGCCTGCGCGAACGACTTGGCGTGCTGGTCGAAGTGCTGCACTCGAATCTGTCCGAGGGCGACCGCGCGCGTGCCTGGCTGCGCGCGCGGGCGGGCACGGCCCGGGTGATTCTCGGCACGCGCTCGGCGATCTTCACCCCGCTGCCGCAAGCGGGTCTGATCATCGTCGACGAAGAACACGACAGCGCCTACAAGCAGCAGGATGGCTTCCGCTATCACGCACGCGATCTTGCGGTAGTGCGCGCCCGTGCGCTGGGCGTGCCGGTGTTGCTGGGCTCGGGCACGCCATCGCTGGAATCACTGGCGAATGCCGAAGCCGATCGTTACCGGACCCTGCATTTGCGCGCGCGTCCCGGCGCCGTGCGCGCACCGCAAATCCAGATCATCGACATGCGCGCGCAGCGGCTCGACCACGGCATGTCGCCGGCCTTGCTGGCCGCTGTGGCCGACACGGTGGCGCGCGGCGAACAGGCGCTGGTATTTCGCAACCGCCGCGGCTACGCACCGGTGTTGCTGTGTCATGCCTGTGGCTGGCATGCCGACTGCCCGCGCTGCGATCGGCCGCTGACCCTGCATGCCGGCCGCCGCCAGCTGATCTGTCATCACTGCGACTATCGCCAGCGGCTGCCACAAGCCTGCCCGAGTTGCGGCGCAGGCGAGCTGAAACCGCAAGGTCAGGGCACCGAACGGCTTGAGGAAGCACTGCTCGCGCACTTCCCCGGCGTGCCGGTGTTGCGGGTGGATCGCGAAACCACCAGCCGTCGCGACTCGTTCGAACAATTGCTGAGCACGCTGACGGACGACCAACCGGCGATTCTGGTCGGCACCCAGATGCTGGCCAAGGGCCATGACCTGCCCAACCTCACCCTGGTCGCCATCGTCGGCGTGGACGAAGGCCTGCACAGCATCGACTTCCGCGCCAGCGAACGACTGGCGCAACTGGTGGTGCAAGTCGCCGGCCGCGCCGGCCGCGCGCGCAAGCCTGGCCGCGTGGTGCTGCAGACGCATCAACCCGAACACCCGCTGCTGCGCAGCCTGCTGGCTCAAGGTTATGCCGCAGCGGCGCGCGACCTGCTGGCCGAGCGTCGGCTGATCCAGTTGCCGCCCTACAGCCATCAGGTACTGCTGCGCGCCGAGGCGATCAAGCGCGAAGATGTGGACGGCTTCCTCGCCGCCGCACACGCGGCCCTGCCGCACGACGATTCACTGCAGATCGCCGGGCCGATGCCCGCACCGATGCCGCTGCGCGCCGGCCGTCATCGCGCGCAGTTGCTGCTCGAAGCCGCCAATCGACGCAGCCTGCACGGCATGCTGCGATCGTGGCAACAGGTGCTGGCTAAACTTCCGCTGGCGCGCAAAGTGCGCTGGTCGCTGGACGTGGACCCGATCGATCTGTATTGA